From the Cloeon dipterum chromosome 4, ieCloDipt1.1, whole genome shotgun sequence genome, the window TGAGCTCAAATTTCAAccttttaatcattttaacacacaaattcaaaaaaataaaataaattaccaccATATATGAAAGCTACcaattttaaacacaaaatcaatcagaaatatatttcaaagctACCGGCTGATAATGGTTACAAActtaaaaaggcaaaagatatttaaaaaaaataaattaaaatatttgcattggggcatttttttaataaaacaccGTAAAGCAATTCCAGGCAGATTTCATGGTAGATTGGATGGGGGTTTTaccttgaaaatttcgaaGTGATGCTGCAGTTTATTTAAGGTGTGGGTAAATTCCGAGTTTGAAGTCTGGGATTCCCTATTTTTGAGATATCTCGAAAACTCTCGAAATCAATCAGCCAAAGAAAAGATGGTGAAGTAACTCTTGATCGAGTTGAGATATCATATATTGAAACTTTCACTACCTTTACAAGttttaaactgattaaaaagtcaaaggtcaaggtcggCTTTCGGGAAAATTGCGATAGCTTTGctgagatttaaatttgaagttatAAATCTGACTCAAAAAGGCATTCTGCACTGCATTACCCTTAAATTGGAAATGTTCCTCGCGTTGAAGgtatcaaatttttcttatccAGCTGAGGGTGGTAACTAAATATGCCCATTTGAGATTAGTTCTTAATGGCTTCAAGGTTAGACCTATGTGACCCTGAGGGTCAACACCACAAAATGTCCTAAATAATCGAGTTTCTTGACTTCAAACTCGGAATTTTCCCATCTCTCAATCAAGGGAAGTTCAGCACCACTTCcaaatttcaatggaaaaaatccTGTCCAACTGACCATCAAAATCTCCTGGAACTTCTTGgttgtttttatattaattacctcagattcaataaaaatgccaatttccatcattattttgattttaaaatttccggAAAATCTGCCAACCCTGTCAAACATTTGTATACTTTTCCCTACAATGTTGTTGGTTTTGAGGTTCCTTCGAAGCAGACTGGAGAGACCTGTGGCAAATTTTCAACTCGTCTTTATATACACTCCCAACATTGAAGTTTAATGCAAGGGATTAATGCACGTCTGATTGTGAAAATGCCCTTTCTGccaaaaatgcatttgaatCGCGTGGTCGTCGCGACCGCATACCTTCTAGTCATGGAGCATCAGATGTGATACACACTTTGATATCTTCAACgtccataaaatttaataggcATGAATGTATAACACACACCGCACGTGCAGCAAAAGAGCCTTTCGTCGCCCGGCTCTCCCTTTCACTCGTGATTCGTTTTAATATCTctcacctttccagcatgaaaaatgcaattttaatcttcGTCGCTTGAGCAAAAGCGCGTGTTGCTTGCATCTCATGAATAACCAAAATCGGAGCTCATTCAGGCGCGGCAGACAAGCTGTAGGGTTATTTCCGTCCAGctcagggttcgccaattttgcaatgcgcaaaaatgcaccactggttttttgcgcaaaaaaccggctggaaaaacccaccagtcttgggtttttccgcatttttccgaatttaacccgaaaatagtcaattttcgcttgaaaagagtctgaaatttcagaaaattatgcagagagttaaaattttcagtctcttggtggaaccagtggctctaatactgattttggtgtttttgaaaaatccctacttttggtcatccatcatgagaattttttgttttccataagaatgcatgtgtttcggaaaaatgcgcaaaattgcagaaaaacccgcaaaaaaacagttttttgcaatgcagtgggtttttccggaaaaatgcgggtttttgcgaaccctggtcCAGCTACAACAATTTTAGCATGTGCGCACTCACGTTTTGAATACATACACAAAGCTTTAGAGAGGGAGTATATCTTCTTATACGACATAgccaaatgaatgaatgaaaggGATGGGTCGCAGCGATGAAAGGTGTTGAGGCTGAATGAACCGCGTGAAGGCgacgaaattttgaaaaaataaaaaatgattgagaGCGTCACTTCGTTATATATTTTAGACGTAAAAAATGCTGTGGGTAGCCGCTTGAATCGAGTAAAGAATATGGGCTGAATTAGGTTCATGTTTCGTCCAATTTTCACTTTGATGTTGACGTTGATTACACGTTGCTGGTTGATTTAGTGCTGAAACAACAAGTTTTTGTGTTAATGGTTAAGATGGAATCGTGgattcattcaaaaaattggaaatgctGCCGATCCGTGTTGTTAACTGTGATCCCTGCTGCTAAAAGTGAGCTTGAGTGCAGATCGATTGTGTGCAGCTTCCCGTGTCTGCGTGTCACTTGTTATATTGACCAGTCCTAGAGTGTCCAATCATGTTTGCCAATAAATCTCGAAACGAAGACAGTGAAGATTTCTAGCTCTTTTATTGTAAACCTCACCGAATCTtatattagcaaaaaatctaatcttttaaaataaagatggCATAAAAGCAGATAGACGATAAAAAATACTGACGCAAGGAAAACTCTTGGGTTTcgacgttttagttttttgagAAACCATTGTAGCCTTTCCTGATGTGAACCACACGTCGTGATGGgaatttttcgttttgaagatttttaaaaaattttaagattttaagaaaacgacctacttgatttcaaaattgattaaaaatgtagtTTGCTATTAATTTAGCTTAAATTTGATTGCTTGTTTAATGAGACAAATCGATCGGTGGGTCAATTTCGACGTACATGCAGAAATACGTGGGTCAATCACAggctttgtaattttttaatggtgaagccaaaaactaataatattctaaaagattacaaaatttcatatatGTAGTAGGGGTTGACAAATCTCTTTGCatctcttttattatttccaaaaaagtTGATATAGTAAAAtggaaaacgtaaaaataagccgaatatatattttttagaatttatttaatgacaaaaattaatctacatGACCTGGCAGTCAGCTTAGAAAGTTTGAAAAcgtttgtaaatatataataagttatttgaaaatttcacggCTACAGGATTTACATCTAAAATAACCAATCGTTCGATTTGTCTGGTCTATAAAGTGTACATCATGTTGAAATATAGGTCTATATTTCAACatgataatattatattttactataTTAACATATCATCACGAttgaatgaaaacattttccccCAAGgatatgtattttatattaaacctCTTAACTCGTTGGATATTACaagatttcaataattttgtcaaaaagtaAAACGTCTAATCATAAGAGTTTTCTTGTGAGAAATCCAAGGtcagtttttgttttagaatGACTGTCTTAGATAAAAGGTGTGGTACCACGAATAGTTTGTTTTCAACCGAGCACGATGCACCTCCGTTTTCAAGACTGTTAATAATTGTGGTAAAGCCTCACCgaggttttcaatttaagcGCCATGCATTCGCCTCATGCCTGAGTATATGCTTGGCAGGATAGGCAATGCATTCGGCGGCGAGTCGATGATTGCTCCGCATCGCTCCTGGAGTCCCAATTGGCTAGTCAGAATTATCCCATTTCAAACAAGACTTTTTGGGAAGCCAACAAGGCTAAAACTCCTTTGCCATAATCGCCCAGTTATGAcccaattttgctttttttctcagCCTCTCAATAATTGGAAtaataagcaataaaaaacttaGTTTGCATGATTACTTAATAGACTTTATTAAAACTAAACCATATCCTTTATTAAGAGGCCTCAGCTGCTGCAATAAGGGTTAGGTAGGTGGCAGACATACCTAATGTAATCAAAGTGCTCTTTTTgactttattgatttttggcTATGCTCTCCCCAGAACAAGCTCTTGGTTTTCGATCCACTTTACTTTGTTCTAAAAACCCACACACGGCTGGTGTTTTCCGAAGAAAATCTGGTCAGAAATCAATATGTTAAAAACGGTTGAAAGTACAAATAATGGCTGAGGTCTCCaaaaatggtttgattttttgtattactTTTGAATTCTCTGGGTATTTGTTACTAACATAAGTGATGGCGTGAATTaagaagtttaaaaatgtttaaaatgacATAATCACGTTCATATAGGAATTCAACATGTTATGTTGACCTATATACAAGGACATATTATTATGGATAAGTTCTTTTCCCAAGTTCTCTATCCTGATAAAATCCTTTTAAGTGCTGAACTTGCAGTATACATactaattaacaaatttgttGCAATTGAATCGGCACTCGATTAGTTTTCAATCAGGACTCAAAGATTGGCTGATTGCAAATAAGATCAACACAGAATTAGAGAAACGCTTAACTTCACAGTCACATGTcattaaaagcaagaaaatatacaaattcaACGTTTTAAAAAGAAGTAGATTTGCGGACACTGAGCGCTGATTTTGTCATAAAACTAAATTGCATCCTCTTGAATcccaaatcattaaaaaatataaatttgtcaaGAGAGTGCTGATCTTATCTGATGCCTGCCAAGTATTGTTAGCTTAAGCAGCGTGTTTGTTGTCAATTTGCAACAGCCTTTGAAGTGTCTGACTTTGCTTGTTGTCTACAAATCTCGTTAGTGAGTTTGGCTTGGCTAATGGGTCCAGAGGAGTGCTCGGCTCAATTGCAAGCTCACAGGACACTTCGGCGACAGTGCTCACAAACTGCGACCACGACTGCCAATCTGGATGCGTCTTCGGCGGGCAGCTATTGTCGTCCAACTCGCCAGCTCGGTTGATAATCGAAGCAATGATGGACACGCCAAACTGGAACAAAGGCGATTTCAGAATTAAATAAGTGCAAAGAAGAAATGGCTTGTTATAGCTTGTATCATCAAGCATGAAAATAAGTAAACGCACAGAGCAcatgaaaatttgttgtttgaattgaaaaaacattttgttttttaaaaaaaaagaaaaagtgaaCTTAAAATCAGATCCTTAGTTAAAATTTCCGATatttaatactaaaaataGCGAATTCCAATAAAAGCAgcgccaaaataaaaaatatctgatttCTGTAAGCTAGGATGGGAAACAAGAGGAAGGAGTAAGATCATACTTCCTGTTTTTAACTTAGGAAACTAAACTAACATTTCTGAATAGGCACAATTTAAACGACAAAGGCCAACAGAAAGGAgcatgaaatatataattgaaaaagtgtTGTAGCCGTTGTATCTATCAATTGTGATGATTTAATATTGACAACTTTTTAAGCAACTTCGAAATTATCTCTGAATACTTCACTTGAGCAAATTTTAGCTTACTTTGTTAGATAAGGCTGCAGGTAGGGGCGATCTGGGAGTAATATTGCTAGGCGACGGGTTGGCCTCGGACTTCTGCGGAAGCATCACCGAGATCACTTCAACTAGGTTTGGCAGCACTGCCTGAGCGCACCACTCGCGAAAAGCGGGGAACATTTCAAACAGTACTTGGTCTTGCATGTCTTTGCGAGATATTATCCAAAAATTTTGCAGGAGAGAGCGCCAGAGAGGCGTTTGCTGAGAATACAGTAAATGTGGAAACAATCGCAAAAGGAGGACCTGAGACAAAAGACATTGGTTTAAAACGAGTGTGAAAAAACAGCCAGAAACTCTTACCTTGCCCTTTCGCACAGAAAGCAGGGAGGGAAATTTGTCttcagcaccagcagcaggtATCAaagtattcaaaattttagaaactaTTTCCTCCTTGCATTCCGTCACCGATTGCTGTGCTTCCGGTAATGGATGTTCTAAATCTTCTAATTGCAATACCAGAACATACAGCTGAGGGAAAAAACCTTAATTATTTACATCCGattcagatttatttaaaactcacCCTTTCAAGTTCTAGAAGGGCTTGCTTAACTTTCCTAGTGTCTCTCACTGGAGTTTGAGCGTCAGCACTATCCGAATTCATAATTTCCATGTCGATGATTTTTCTTGGGGCGGTCACACTTACAACCTGCACGAGTTTAAATTAGTTTCAGTAGACTTCACAGACCTAGCAGTTACCTGGAGCTTGCCCAATGAGCCTTCAAAATGTGCCGGGGTGTAGGCTCGAGGCTCCAGGGTGCGCTGCTCTCGCCTCTGCAATCGCAAGCCGCGTTCGCCAGCCTTTTCCTTGGCCCTCTGCTTCTTGAACTGGAATGCCGTGTAGTAGAAGTCGTCCACGTAAGGCTTTTGCGAGTtgagttgcaaaatttgtatgTTTATCAACCATTGCTTGTCTTTCGGCGTCATCAACCCTGCGTACGGGTCGTGCGACCCGTTTTGCCTAGCCTGCTGCTGGAGTTGATGATGCTGCTGCATCTGGAAATAGGGATGAAATCACATGAAGTTCAAAGAATCTACTTATTATTCAACAAATTCGTGgtattaaacttaaaaatgcaaatattttttgatggCTGACTTTTTTCACTTTCATAATTGGTTAATGGAACTAAAATGTTTGCAGCTCATTAAACGCCAAATGTTAAGAGCTTCAGTgcaagcaatttttaacatttcaagAGAAGtatcaaacattttcaatGATACTATATAGAAATTCCCAACTGTGACAAGCAACGGAAACTCACCATCATGTGGTGCTGCTGACTCATCATTTGAGCCTGGTGGTGAGGGTGCATTCCAGGCGGTGGCTGGTGCATCATGTGCATCGGCATTGGGGGCTGGTTCATCCAGGGCATCGGCGGCATCTCTCCTCTCATCCGCAGATGTGGGGGAAAGTTTGGTGGATACATATTCATCGGCAGTCGGTGGTGCATTCCTGGTGGCGGGTGGGGATGTCTCATCCCTGGTGGCAGCATCATCGCTCCATTGGGTGGTGGGGGTGGCTGGTGCATCATCGGTTTACCTTGGTTCTGTGCCAGTCTTAGAACTGCTCCAGAATTAGTATTCAAGTTAAATTATCTCATCAAAGGGATTTTACCAATATCAGGATTGGGGTGACCTTGGGGCGGACCTTGCGGTCTGTTTTCTGGCATTGTTCCCATTACCCTAAGCATCTCAATTAACTGGTTAGCATCCATGGGACCTTTTGGACCTTCTCTGTGCAACGGACTTCCATCACGGTGTTGTTGCTggagaaacaaattaatttcctatttccTTGACTTAATATTCTCTTGAATCTTTACCTGATGCAATTGGGCTTGGGATTTTGCTCGAAGATCCCTTTCAAGGTCCTCCACAGTTCTAACTGTTACCATTTGAGTTGGTCTAGGAGGTGGtggttgctgttgctgctgagGAAAATGCTGTCCCATTCTAATAATTCAAATGACATCAAATCGAATTATTACATTTAATCCTTTGGAAACGCTTGTAACAATGTTAAGATTAAACATACAgttaaaatgatgaaattacGTTAAGGAGCAAATTTAGTAAGtagattgaatttattatattatttaatgttttgctCAGTGCAGCGTGATAGCGTGATACTACTTTTTAAAGGACCattcaagcatttttttagcTAGTACTGTTAATCTATTCTTgcgttcaaattttcatatttaatgtattttaccCTTGCAATAATgaacaagaacaaaaatattaacattctTATCTGAAATGTAAGACATTAAGAGACTTAAGCTTAGAAACTGTCTGGCAGAGccagtgtattttttattcagtaaCTCATATATTTCAGGACTTAAAGAATTTAGGTTTAGTGCGATCATAAtgctatattttgaaatgggtTTTGTATCTTAAGAGCAAATCGTTACGCGTccggaaaaaaagtaaatatgcaTTGTGCGTCAGCGAACAAA encodes:
- the Patr-1 gene encoding protein PAT1 homolog 1 — protein: MTDSFFDFDAALPADEGPPHGLEEDEYDALNDETFGAETEWHEDEWENNHEQLAGHSGVTKSKESFLQQPDDDDEEGLVSGSAAAQLEARLSEIILDDESPSKHKANIAMPPGFWPPIPNLQQKQAARAAGNFPNANPPAIFNQLAAMGQHFPQQQQQPPPPRPTQMVTVRTVEDLERDLRAKSQAQLHQQQHRDGSPLHREGPKGPMDANQLIEMLRVMGTMPENRPQGPPQGHPNPDIVLRLAQNQGKPMMHQPPPPPNGAMMLPPGMRHPHPPPGMHHRLPMNMYPPNFPPHLRMRGEMPPMPWMNQPPMPMHMMHQPPPGMHPHHQAQMMSQQHHMMMQQHHQLQQQARQNGSHDPYAGLMTPKDKQWLINIQILQLNSQKPYVDDFYYTAFQFKKQRAKEKAGERGLRLQRREQRTLEPRAYTPAHFEGSLGKLQVVSVTAPRKIIDMEIMNSDSADAQTPVRDTRKVKQALLELERLYVLVLQLEDLEHPLPEAQQSVTECKEEIVSKILNTLIPAAGAEDKFPSLLSVRKGKVLLLRLFPHLLYSQQTPLWRSLLQNFWIISRKDMQDQVLFEMFPAFREWCAQAVLPNLVEVISVMLPQKSEANPSPSNITPRSPLPAALSNKFGVSIIASIINRAGELDDNSCPPKTHPDWQSWSQFVSTVAEVSCELAIEPSTPLDPLAKPNSLTRFVDNKQSQTLQRLLQIDNKHAA